The Nitrosomonas sp. sh817 genome includes a window with the following:
- a CDS encoding D-hexose-6-phosphate mutarotase — MTIEQLNANFGITGQLEFIAGNGGLPMIQVKTAKAKALISIHAGQVLSYQPASEAEDVLFLSAKAYYQDGKAIKGGAPICWPWFGADPEGKGRPGHGFVRNRGWNVVVTEALANGDIKVTVGLDDTPETQAIWPHAFSLRQEIVVGDSLSLSLITRNTGKEAFTITQAFHTYFKVGDIAQAKVLGLNGCDYLDKAGGGNTQRHQTGDVTIDAEVDRIYLNVGNNLTIDDAALNRRIQITSQGSKTAVVWNPWEKIAKDMADLEDHDYQRLLCVETTNAADDVREVAPGGECRLVANYRVVRS, encoded by the coding sequence ATGACTATCGAACAATTGAATGCCAATTTCGGCATTACGGGGCAACTGGAATTTATCGCCGGTAACGGCGGCTTGCCGATGATCCAGGTGAAAACCGCCAAAGCCAAAGCGCTGATCTCGATCCATGCCGGTCAGGTATTGTCGTATCAGCCCGCCAGTGAAGCGGAAGATGTACTATTTTTGAGCGCGAAAGCGTATTACCAAGACGGCAAAGCGATCAAGGGCGGCGCGCCAATTTGCTGGCCGTGGTTCGGCGCCGATCCCGAAGGCAAAGGCCGTCCCGGGCACGGCTTCGTGCGCAATCGTGGCTGGAATGTGGTCGTCACCGAAGCGCTGGCGAACGGCGACATCAAAGTCACCGTCGGACTCGACGATACGCCGGAAACGCAAGCCATTTGGCCGCATGCGTTCAGCCTGCGGCAGGAAATCGTCGTTGGCGACAGCTTGAGTCTGTCATTGATCACGCGCAACACCGGCAAAGAAGCATTCACCATCACGCAAGCGTTCCATACCTACTTCAAAGTCGGCGACATCGCGCAAGCCAAAGTACTCGGTCTGAACGGCTGCGACTATCTCGACAAAGCCGGCGGCGGCAACACGCAAAGACATCAAACCGGTGATGTAACCATCGACGCCGAAGTCGACCGCATCTATCTGAACGTCGGCAATAACTTAACCATTGACGACGCGGCCTTGAATCGCCGCATCCAAATCACCTCACAAGGCAGCAAAACCGCCGTGGTGTGGAATCCGTGGGAGAAAATCGCCAAGGATATGGCCGATTTGGAAGATCACGACTATCAGCGCTTATTGTGCGTGGAAACCACTAACGCGGCGGACGATGTTCGGGAAGTTGCACCAGGCGGGGAGTGTCGATTGGTGGCTAATTACAGAGTGGTGCGTAGTTGA